A stretch of Bradyrhizobium sp. CCBAU 53338 DNA encodes these proteins:
- a CDS encoding LLM class flavin-dependent oxidoreductase has protein sequence MNRQMVLVGFLQAQNCTNLPSSWRHPDSRSDSMSADYYQEIARILEAGKFHMAFFDDRLAMPDRYGNDHAHTVEYGIRCVKMDPLIVLTTMGMVTDKLGLGATCSTTYYEPFDVARRFATLDLMSGGRAGWNVVTSLNDGEALNMGRDSHPEHDSRYDKADEFMEVVLGHWDTWEDGALIMDKKSGRFADPSKVKRLDHKGANFKSRGPFTVPRSDQGHPVIIQAGASGRGQRFAGRWGEVIFTAARNLQGAKDGYAAVRNEAAKAGRDPDQMFLCNLTTPVCAATKAEAEDKMALINKLPLEIDALSLLAEALNYDFSSKDLDEPLTTDELKSMQGILGIRDGVLKTSGKSNPSARDFVTFSGRGQVHDVMVGGPKEIADKLEEMFVERGCDGFVIAATYVPGSYADFVQHVVPELQRRGLFQKEYRGKTLRENLGLKRPAAGAWKVQPRDAAE, from the coding sequence ATGAATCGGCAGATGGTCCTGGTCGGATTCCTACAGGCGCAGAACTGCACGAACTTGCCGAGTTCGTGGCGGCATCCGGACTCCCGCTCGGATTCGATGTCCGCGGATTATTACCAGGAGATCGCGCGGATTCTGGAGGCCGGAAAGTTTCACATGGCCTTCTTCGACGATCGCCTGGCCATGCCGGACCGCTACGGCAACGACCACGCCCACACCGTCGAGTACGGCATTCGCTGCGTGAAGATGGACCCGCTGATCGTGCTGACCACGATGGGCATGGTCACCGACAAGCTCGGCTTGGGGGCGACCTGCTCCACCACTTATTACGAGCCGTTCGACGTCGCGCGCCGCTTTGCCACGCTCGATCTGATGTCGGGCGGGCGGGCGGGCTGGAACGTCGTCACGTCGCTCAACGACGGCGAAGCGCTCAACATGGGGCGGGATTCGCATCCCGAACACGATTCCCGCTACGACAAGGCCGACGAGTTCATGGAGGTCGTGCTCGGCCATTGGGACACCTGGGAAGACGGCGCCCTCATCATGGACAAGAAGAGCGGCCGCTTTGCCGATCCGAGCAAGGTGAAGCGGCTCGACCACAAGGGCGCAAACTTCAAGTCGCGCGGGCCGTTCACCGTGCCGCGCTCGGACCAGGGCCACCCCGTCATCATCCAGGCTGGCGCATCCGGGCGCGGCCAGCGCTTTGCCGGACGATGGGGCGAAGTGATCTTCACCGCCGCGCGCAATCTTCAAGGCGCCAAGGACGGCTATGCCGCCGTGCGCAACGAGGCCGCCAAGGCCGGCCGCGATCCTGATCAGATGTTCCTCTGCAATCTGACGACGCCGGTCTGCGCGGCAACCAAGGCGGAAGCCGAGGACAAGATGGCGCTGATCAACAAGCTGCCTCTCGAGATAGACGCGCTGTCGCTGCTCGCCGAAGCGCTCAATTACGATTTCTCCTCCAAGGATCTCGACGAGCCGCTCACCACGGACGAGCTCAAGAGCATGCAAGGCATTCTCGGCATCCGCGACGGCGTACTGAAGACTTCAGGCAAGAGCAATCCCAGCGCGCGCGACTTCGTCACCTTCTCCGGCCGCGGCCAGGTACATGACGTCATGGTCGGCGGCCCCAAGGAAATCGCGGACAAGCTGGAAGAGATGTTCGTCGAGCGCGGCTGCGATGGCTTCGTCATCGCCGCCACTTACGTGCCCGGCTCCTATGCAGACTTCGTGCAGCACGTCGTGCCGGAATTGCAGCGCCGCGGATTGTTCCAGAAGGAATACCGCGGCAAGACGCTGCGGGAGAATCTCGGGTTGAAGCGCCCGGCCGCTGGCGCGTGGAAAGTACAGCCGCGCGATGCTGCAGAATAG
- a CDS encoding GAF domain-containing protein: protein MPTTLARTFAALSAINEAILYAKSPDELYQMVCDAGFSSGDFMAVAVFLVEPDGQHLRFAAGRGDDVARLRAIKITTQADAPEGLGVGGEAFRSQKLCISNDYLNDPRSLAWREGAAKANIGAAAALPLLCNGKSVGVLFVTRSEAGSLSEQMVSLFGRMSANISYALENFSRETARQNSERATRRLNRMFGALSATNEAILRAKTEQELYQLVCDASVHGGKSLATFVLLKEQDSHWLKPVAGTGENLEIVARTHYSADPDNPYGRGISGEVFRTRKPVVERDLARRTKGTPWEQPNLNTGVAAVVAAPLVKHGQSIGVILSFLSQSWAKDEEVVALMLRIAENVCFAVDNFDREAEKARIAEEEERLARMYAALSATNEAILRAHSRAELFDLVCEATAKGAKFTSANIALVDRHAELLRVVACYGPNADIVRSSKFSISDQVPEGRGLTGTAFRTRRPAISNDVLADDRMKPWHANARRNGIGSSAALPLFNGDRIEGVFLFNSPERGTFTPEFVELLQRLQANVAFALENFDRTDEKAKAEMQRNRLRGMLEALSATNEAIMRVKTRTELFEAVCEAAVLGGTFSSATIALVDQTGRHLDIAVTKGECRSHVEKWRFATSADEPLGRGLAGTSFRTKAPCVANEILTDIRTTHWHQIAHDQGTKSGGCFPLLSNGTDAIGVLLFLSPDEGTFTPDLIQLLGRLAENVSFALDNFDRADERARAEAQKERLTRMFAALSDTNEAIVRAKSRTELFELVCQAASTGGKFTSTTIALASADTDQLEIVATAGPSAETTRNVRLSIDSGRPEGRGMSGTAFRTRQPCISNDYVNDNRVSAFHAVLQGDGARSGAAFPLITHDRAVGVMIYMSIEQDTFTREFVELLQRLADNVAFAMENFDRADEKNKADERIEYLASHDSLTDLPNRETFNGLLREAIETAERRDHRFAVLFIDLDRFKVINDSLGHEAGDLLLLQVASRLRGALRASDVVARLGGDEFVVILDQCGEIDDVQRIATGLLAALAEPMELAGHECHTTASIGIAMYPANGADAQTLTKNADMAMYLAKEDGKNGYRFFSKEVKTQSIERLSLESALRRALEREQFSLNYQPKVDMESGQITGVEALLRWNHPDLGNVSPAQFIPLAEETGLIVPIGRWVLNEACAQAMAWQRRGLLPVSMAVNLSPRQFADEHLLQDVDEALAASGMSPVLLQLEVTESMMMRNVGRALKVLDAIQSRGIRLAIDDFGTGYSSMSLMKHFPIDTIKIDRSFVRDLPQDSEDQAIAQAIISMGKALGMTVVAEGVENAEQEVFLRTHGCDEMQGFLISKPLPAKQMAELLRPMELAVAPPLQPETDTAVDEAAALRPKRAAI, encoded by the coding sequence GTGCCGACGACACTCGCGCGCACCTTTGCGGCGTTGAGCGCCATCAATGAGGCGATCCTCTACGCGAAATCGCCGGACGAGCTGTACCAGATGGTCTGCGACGCCGGGTTTTCGAGTGGGGACTTCATGGCCGTCGCCGTGTTCCTGGTGGAGCCGGATGGCCAGCATCTGCGCTTTGCCGCCGGGCGCGGTGACGACGTGGCGCGCCTGCGCGCGATCAAGATCACCACCCAGGCTGACGCGCCCGAGGGCTTGGGCGTCGGTGGCGAGGCGTTTCGCAGCCAGAAGCTCTGCATCAGCAACGACTATTTGAACGATCCCCGGTCGCTGGCATGGCGTGAGGGCGCGGCCAAGGCGAATATCGGTGCCGCGGCGGCGCTGCCGCTTCTGTGCAACGGCAAAAGCGTCGGCGTGCTGTTCGTGACCCGCAGCGAGGCCGGCTCGCTGAGCGAGCAGATGGTGTCGCTGTTCGGCCGCATGTCGGCCAACATTTCCTATGCGCTGGAGAATTTCTCGCGCGAGACGGCGCGGCAGAACAGCGAGCGGGCGACGCGGCGGCTCAACCGCATGTTCGGCGCGCTCAGCGCGACGAATGAAGCCATCCTGCGGGCGAAAACCGAGCAGGAGCTCTATCAGCTCGTCTGCGACGCCTCCGTGCACGGCGGCAAGTCGCTGGCGACTTTCGTGCTGCTGAAGGAGCAGGACTCGCATTGGCTGAAGCCCGTCGCGGGCACCGGTGAGAATCTGGAGATCGTTGCGCGGACCCATTACTCCGCCGATCCCGACAATCCCTACGGTCGCGGCATTTCCGGCGAGGTGTTCCGAACCCGGAAGCCTGTCGTCGAGCGCGATCTCGCGCGCCGCACCAAGGGAACGCCCTGGGAGCAGCCCAATCTCAACACCGGCGTCGCCGCAGTTGTGGCGGCGCCGCTGGTCAAGCACGGCCAAAGCATCGGCGTCATCCTCTCCTTCCTTAGCCAGTCCTGGGCCAAGGACGAGGAAGTCGTCGCGCTGATGCTGCGCATCGCCGAGAACGTCTGCTTTGCGGTCGACAATTTCGACCGTGAGGCCGAGAAGGCGCGGATTGCCGAGGAAGAGGAGCGCCTCGCGCGCATGTATGCGGCACTGAGCGCGACCAACGAGGCGATCCTGCGTGCGCATTCGCGGGCCGAGCTGTTCGACCTCGTCTGCGAAGCAACCGCGAAGGGCGCCAAATTCACCTCGGCCAACATCGCGCTGGTCGACCGCCATGCCGAGCTGCTTCGCGTCGTCGCCTGCTATGGTCCGAACGCGGATATCGTTCGCAGCTCGAAGTTCTCGATTTCCGACCAGGTGCCCGAAGGGCGCGGGCTGACCGGCACGGCGTTCCGCACGCGCCGGCCTGCCATCAGCAACGATGTGCTGGCTGACGACCGGATGAAGCCATGGCACGCCAACGCCCGCCGCAACGGTATCGGATCGTCCGCAGCGCTGCCGCTGTTCAACGGCGACCGTATCGAGGGCGTGTTTCTTTTCAACTCGCCGGAACGCGGCACCTTCACGCCTGAGTTCGTCGAGCTGCTGCAACGGCTCCAGGCCAACGTCGCCTTCGCGCTCGAGAACTTCGATCGCACCGACGAGAAGGCGAAAGCCGAGATGCAGCGCAATCGCCTGCGCGGCATGCTGGAGGCGCTGAGCGCGACCAACGAAGCCATCATGCGCGTGAAGACCCGCACCGAACTGTTCGAAGCGGTGTGCGAAGCAGCGGTGCTTGGCGGCACCTTTTCCTCCGCGACCATCGCCCTGGTCGACCAGACGGGGCGCCATCTCGACATTGCCGTCACCAAGGGCGAATGCCGCAGCCACGTCGAGAAATGGCGATTTGCGACCTCGGCCGACGAGCCGCTGGGGCGGGGGCTGGCCGGAACCTCTTTCCGCACCAAGGCGCCCTGCGTCGCCAACGAGATCCTCACCGACATCCGCACCACGCATTGGCACCAGATCGCGCACGATCAGGGCACGAAATCCGGCGGCTGCTTTCCCCTGCTGAGCAACGGCACCGATGCCATCGGCGTCCTGCTGTTCCTCTCGCCGGACGAAGGCACCTTCACGCCAGATCTCATCCAGCTGCTGGGACGCCTCGCGGAGAACGTCTCCTTTGCGCTCGACAATTTCGACCGGGCCGACGAGCGCGCGCGGGCCGAGGCGCAGAAGGAGCGCCTGACGCGCATGTTCGCAGCGCTGAGCGACACCAATGAAGCGATCGTGCGCGCCAAGTCCCGCACCGAGCTGTTCGAGCTGGTGTGTCAAGCCGCGTCGACCGGCGGCAAGTTCACCTCGACGACCATTGCGCTCGCCAGTGCCGACACCGATCAGCTCGAGATCGTTGCGACCGCGGGACCATCCGCCGAGACCACGCGGAACGTTCGTCTCTCCATCGATTCCGGCCGGCCCGAAGGCCGCGGCATGAGCGGCACGGCATTCCGCACCAGGCAGCCCTGCATCAGCAACGACTATGTCAACGACAACCGCGTGAGCGCATTCCATGCCGTCCTCCAGGGCGACGGCGCGCGCTCAGGCGCGGCGTTCCCGCTGATCACGCACGACAGGGCGGTCGGCGTCATGATCTACATGTCTATCGAGCAGGATACGTTCACCCGCGAGTTCGTCGAGCTGCTGCAGCGTCTTGCCGACAACGTCGCCTTCGCGATGGAGAATTTCGACCGCGCCGACGAGAAGAACAAGGCTGACGAGCGGATCGAATATCTCGCCTCGCATGACAGCCTGACCGATCTGCCGAACCGCGAGACCTTCAACGGGCTGCTGCGCGAGGCGATCGAAACGGCTGAGCGCCGCGATCACCGCTTTGCCGTGCTGTTCATCGACCTCGATCGCTTCAAGGTCATCAACGACTCGCTGGGCCACGAGGCCGGCGATCTGCTCTTGCTCCAGGTCGCGAGCCGCCTGCGCGGCGCGCTGCGGGCAAGCGACGTGGTCGCACGCCTCGGCGGCGACGAGTTCGTGGTGATCCTCGACCAGTGCGGCGAGATCGACGACGTCCAGCGCATCGCCACCGGCCTGCTCGCGGCGCTCGCCGAGCCCATGGAGCTCGCCGGCCACGAGTGTCACACCACGGCCTCGATCGGCATCGCGATGTACCCGGCCAACGGTGCCGACGCGCAGACCCTGACCAAGAACGCCGACATGGCGATGTATCTCGCCAAGGAGGACGGCAAGAACGGCTATCGTTTCTTCTCCAAGGAAGTGAAGACGCAGTCGATCGAGCGGCTGTCGCTCGAAAGCGCGCTGCGCCGCGCGCTGGAGCGCGAGCAGTTCTCGCTGAACTACCAGCCCAAGGTCGACATGGAATCCGGCCAGATCACCGGAGTGGAAGCGCTGCTGCGCTGGAATCATCCCGATCTCGGCAACGTCTCGCCGGCGCAATTCATTCCGCTTGCGGAGGAGACCGGCCTGATCGTGCCGATCGGCCGCTGGGTGCTGAACGAGGCCTGCGCGCAGGCCATGGCCTGGCAGCGCCGCGGCCTGCTGCCCGTGTCGATGGCGGTCAACCTGTCGCCGCGGCAATTTGCCGACGAGCATCTGTTGCAGGACGTCGACGAGGCGCTGGCAGCCTCCGGCATGTCGCCGGTGCTGCTCCAGCTCGAGGTCACCGAGAGCATGATGATGCGCAATGTCGGTCGCGCGCTGAAGGTGCTCGACGCCATCCAGAGCCGCGGCATCCGCCTTGCCATCGACGATTTCGGTACCGGTTACTCGTCGATGTCGCTGATGAAGCATTTCCCGATCGACACGATCAAGATCGACCGCTCCTTCGTGCGCGACCTGCCGCAGGATTCGGAGGATCAGGCGATCGCACAGGCCATCATCAGCATGGGCAAGGCGCTCGGCATGACCGTGGTCGCCGAGGGCGTCGAAAATGCCGAGCAGGAGGTCTTCCTGCGCACCCATGGCTGCGACGAGATGCAGGGCTTCCTGATCTCCAAGCCGCTGCCGGCGAAGCAGATGGCCGAGTTGCTGCGACCGATGGAGCTTGCCGTCGCACCGCCGCTCCAGCCGGAGACGGATACGGCCGTGGACGAAGCCGCGGCGCTACGGCCGAAACGTGCTGCTATCTGA
- a CDS encoding Lrp/AsnC family transcriptional regulator, translating to MIEDQDTRILAHLQKDGRATNQQLADEVGMSTSACWRRVRALEDSGVIRGYAALVAREQAGFTMSAILHVSLERHDAKFVDEFVSRVTTRREVLECFATTGDADYHLRVVVQDMAAYNRFLDEFMFRIPGIRYVRSNVVLKEIKTSVALPF from the coding sequence ATGATTGAAGATCAGGACACGCGGATTCTCGCGCATCTCCAGAAGGATGGCCGCGCCACCAACCAGCAGCTCGCCGATGAGGTCGGCATGTCGACCTCTGCCTGCTGGCGCCGGGTGCGTGCGCTCGAGGACAGCGGCGTCATCCGCGGCTATGCCGCCCTCGTCGCGCGCGAGCAGGCGGGCTTCACGATGTCGGCTATCCTCCATGTGTCGCTGGAGCGGCACGATGCCAAATTCGTCGACGAGTTCGTCTCGCGCGTCACCACGCGCCGCGAGGTGCTGGAGTGTTTTGCCACGACCGGTGATGCGGACTATCACCTGCGCGTCGTCGTGCAGGACATGGCCGCCTACAACCGCTTCCTCGACGAGTTCATGTTCCGCATCCCCGGCATCCGCTATGTCCGCAGCAACGTGGTGCTGAAGGAGATCAAGACCAGCGTGGCTTTGCCGTTTTGA
- a CDS encoding Ldh family oxidoreductase — MPIVRADRLTRVSAALLRAAGASENEADAVAVGCVNANLAGHDSHGVIAIPTYIDRIKAGHIAPGATWTIVQESPTTTVIDGHWGFGFHVNAKAMALTIEKAKTANVAACTVFRQSHVGRLAAYPLMAMREGMIGIATADSGRSPKHVAPFGGKEARLGTNPISIAVPSDLDAPFYLDMATSAVAAGKIQLAVARGEEIPTGWIIDAEGRHTTDPTQYRKGGALLPLGGTEGYKGSGLAAMVEVLCGLLTGLGFGVEPTGRHNDGCFMAVFNVAAFRPLKEFKREVAEFARYLKSTPPSEGSRGVYYPGEIEGLREQQRLRDGIEVEDATWERLRALAREYRLDTVLDLS; from the coding sequence ATGCCGATCGTTAGGGCCGACCGCCTCACACGCGTCAGCGCCGCGTTGCTCCGTGCCGCCGGCGCCTCCGAGAACGAAGCCGACGCGGTCGCCGTCGGCTGCGTCAACGCCAATCTCGCCGGCCATGATTCACACGGCGTGATCGCGATTCCCACCTATATCGACCGCATCAAGGCCGGGCACATCGCCCCAGGCGCCACCTGGACCATCGTGCAGGAATCGCCGACCACGACCGTGATCGACGGTCATTGGGGTTTCGGCTTTCACGTCAACGCCAAAGCGATGGCGCTGACGATCGAAAAGGCGAAGACGGCGAACGTCGCTGCCTGCACCGTGTTCCGGCAGAGCCATGTCGGCCGCCTCGCCGCCTATCCGCTGATGGCGATGCGCGAGGGCATGATCGGGATTGCGACGGCCGACTCCGGCCGTTCGCCGAAGCACGTCGCGCCGTTCGGCGGCAAGGAGGCGCGGCTTGGCACCAACCCGATCTCGATCGCGGTGCCGTCCGACCTCGATGCGCCATTCTACCTTGACATGGCGACGTCGGCAGTTGCCGCCGGCAAGATCCAGCTCGCGGTCGCGCGCGGCGAGGAGATCCCCACGGGGTGGATCATCGATGCCGAGGGACGGCACACCACCGATCCCACGCAATATCGCAAGGGCGGCGCGCTGCTGCCGCTCGGCGGGACCGAAGGCTACAAGGGCAGCGGACTTGCCGCGATGGTCGAGGTGCTCTGTGGCCTGCTGACCGGTCTCGGCTTCGGGGTCGAGCCGACGGGACGTCACAATGACGGATGCTTCATGGCGGTGTTCAACGTCGCCGCGTTTCGCCCGCTGAAGGAGTTCAAGCGCGAGGTTGCGGAGTTTGCGCGCTATCTGAAGTCGACGCCGCCCTCCGAGGGCAGCAGGGGCGTCTATTATCCCGGCGAGATCGAGGGCTTGCGCGAGCAGCAGCGCTTGCGCGACGGCATCGAGGTCGAGGATGCAACCTGGGAGAGGCTGCGCGCGCTCGCACGCGAATACCGGCTCGACACCGTCCTCGATCTGTCCTGA
- a CDS encoding LysR family transcriptional regulator produces the protein MKQNFTVRQGALDGVEAFLSVAQHRSFRRAAAELGVTPSAISQAVRTLEARVGAALFIRTTRSVGLTEAGERFFARARPAFEELVAASGAARELGQRPAGLLRLTVPRSVVPILLEPLIASFCQAFPEIEVELAASEELVDLAAGGFDAGIRMGQFITPDMIAVRLTKPLPLIVVGSPAYLARQGRPERPDDLRAHACLRLRRSNGALASWSLNDRGRSVEIAVSGPFIAYDFPTMLGAAVEGVGLAQVPAPLATGAIATGKLVRVLEKFAPMTPGVFLYYPSHRQIMPKLRAFIDHVKIRSAAR, from the coding sequence ATGAAGCAGAACTTCACAGTCAGGCAGGGGGCGCTCGACGGCGTCGAGGCCTTCCTCAGTGTGGCCCAGCACCGCAGCTTTCGTCGGGCGGCCGCCGAACTTGGGGTCACACCGTCTGCCATCAGTCAGGCGGTCCGGACGCTCGAGGCGCGCGTGGGCGCCGCGCTCTTCATCCGGACGACCCGCAGCGTCGGCCTGACGGAAGCCGGCGAGCGTTTCTTTGCGCGCGCACGACCGGCCTTCGAGGAGCTGGTCGCGGCAAGCGGGGCAGCCCGCGAGCTCGGACAGCGGCCGGCCGGGCTGTTGCGATTAACCGTGCCACGTTCGGTCGTGCCGATTCTGCTTGAGCCGCTGATCGCTTCATTCTGCCAGGCGTTTCCGGAGATCGAGGTGGAGCTTGCCGCAAGCGAAGAGCTGGTCGACCTTGCGGCCGGCGGTTTCGATGCCGGCATCAGGATGGGTCAGTTCATCACGCCCGACATGATTGCGGTGCGGCTGACGAAGCCGCTGCCCCTCATCGTTGTGGGCAGCCCCGCCTACCTTGCCCGCCAAGGCCGGCCCGAGCGCCCAGACGATCTCCGCGCGCACGCCTGCTTGCGATTGCGGCGATCAAACGGTGCTCTCGCATCATGGTCGCTCAACGACCGCGGCCGTTCGGTCGAGATCGCGGTGTCGGGACCCTTCATAGCTTACGACTTCCCGACGATGCTCGGAGCCGCGGTCGAAGGTGTGGGGCTGGCGCAAGTGCCCGCGCCGCTGGCCACTGGCGCCATCGCGACGGGAAAGCTGGTCCGCGTGCTGGAGAAATTCGCGCCGATGACGCCGGGTGTATTCCTGTATTATCCGAGCCATCGGCAAATCATGCCAAAGCTGCGCGCCTTTATCGACCATGTGAAGATCCGCTCGGCAGCGCGCTGA
- a CDS encoding fumarylacetoacetate hydrolase family protein → MRWLKFTASGKTSWGIIESDQVIAVDGDPFGEWQRTSRRHSLAQVKFELPLIPRTFYCVGLNYLKHLKEAADKAGTVPAVPDRPEIGYRAQNALIAHGEDVVIPSFATEKIHYEGELVVVIGKKVKHLTEANAMDCVFGYTIGNDVSERTWQKADRGLWRSKNADTFKPMGPWIETEADLAKMETVVRVNGKETNRFHTNDMIFGVVPFLVELTKYFTLWPGDVIWMGTDGASPDIKHGDVVEIDITGVGTLRNRFVRERQ, encoded by the coding sequence ATGCGCTGGCTGAAATTCACCGCCTCCGGCAAAACCTCCTGGGGGATCATTGAAAGCGACCAGGTGATCGCCGTTGACGGCGATCCCTTCGGCGAATGGCAGCGCACCTCGCGCAGGCATTCGCTGGCGCAAGTGAAGTTCGAGCTGCCGTTGATCCCGCGCACCTTCTATTGCGTCGGCCTGAATTACCTCAAGCATCTGAAGGAAGCCGCCGACAAGGCCGGGACCGTGCCGGCCGTGCCTGATCGCCCCGAGATCGGCTACCGCGCCCAGAACGCGCTGATCGCACATGGCGAGGACGTCGTGATCCCGTCGTTCGCGACGGAGAAGATCCATTACGAGGGCGAGCTCGTCGTCGTCATCGGCAAGAAGGTGAAGCACCTGACCGAAGCGAACGCGATGGATTGCGTGTTCGGCTACACCATTGGCAACGACGTCAGCGAGCGCACCTGGCAGAAGGCCGACCGCGGCCTGTGGCGCTCCAAGAACGCCGACACGTTCAAGCCGATGGGACCGTGGATCGAGACCGAGGCCGATCTCGCCAAGATGGAGACGGTCGTCCGCGTCAACGGCAAGGAAACCAACCGCTTCCACACGAACGACATGATCTTTGGCGTGGTGCCGTTTCTGGTCGAGCTGACCAAATATTTTACGCTGTGGCCCGGCGACGTGATCTGGATGGGCACCGATGGCGCTTCGCCCGACATCAAGCACGGCGACGTCGTGGAAATCGACATCACCGGCGTGGGCACGCTTCGGAACCGGTTTGTGCGGGAGCGGCAGTAG